In the genome of Phycodurus eques isolate BA_2022a chromosome 11, UOR_Pequ_1.1, whole genome shotgun sequence, the window ttcagTAAATGTTGAAGTCAATCCGCGAcggtggctctccttgcccgcgGGCCAGGGCATCACACTACCGTCGGCGTTTCTTTTGAAGCTCGCTTGGAACTCAAATTTTGCCTcgcaacacaacaacaacaaaaacacagaccaaGCGACAGCTCGTCACTGAAAAatctcataagtcaaggtaacacCGTGACGgctcaattcatttcaattttgaaaaatgGATCAAaatagaggcggcacggtggccgaccggttagagcgtcagcctcacagttctgaggacccgggttcgatccccggccccgcctgtgcggagtttgcgtgttttctccgggcactccgctttcctcccacatcccaaaaacatgcatgaattggagactctaaattgcccgtaggcgtgactgtgagtgcgaatggttgtttgttcctatgtgccctgcgattggctggcaaccagttgagggcgtaccccgcctcctgcccgatgacagctgggataggctccggcacgcccgcgacccgcgtgaggagaagcgcgacagaaaatggatggatggatggatcaaaatAGAGCGTGTCATCTATCGctttgtgtgcacgtgcctgtgtgtgtttgtacatgactatacagtgtgtgtgattgtgagcaatttttgtgtgtgtatctgtgtgcgcATGAGTGTGtggatgtatgtgtgtgtgagtctgcAAAAGTGTGtagaccttgtgtgtgtgtgtgtgtgtgtgtgcgtgcgtgcgcaccctgacacacgtacacacacacacgcgactCTGCGTTCGACGCCCACCTGAAGACGTGCGTCCAGCAGTCGCGGTTGTGACTGCCCATCTCCAACGCCACGTTCAAGATGGCGTCCATGCACAGCACGTGCGCGGTGTGCAGGCGGACGCCGTGCGGGCGCGACATCTGCTCCAGACGCTGCTtgactacaaacacacacacgcgcgcgcgcacgtgaAGTCGTCGTAGCTGACTGGGCGGCCAACAGAGTTTCTTGAAAAACATCCGTGGACGCCCGCTCCGTTCGTTATTCCTAATCGAAGGGAAACGACTCAGCCGCGACATCGACGTATTCATCGATATCCCGAAAATTCAGGGACATCTATCCGTGCTCGGCTACTGGCCTCCCGCGGGACATATTCATCTAAGATCGTTTAAACGGGTAATCGATCAATTGTATCGATAGCGGGAAATAATGCATTGGATCGGAGTCATTTTCATACCATTTGATCGACGACGGTAAAGACGTCTCACTGAATTTCCCTCCGCAAATCAATAAATCCGACCGCTACGAGTATGAGAAATATTGGCAGAAGTTATCCGTCCGACGGTCGCGACGGTTCGCACGTGTGCGATCACCTTGCGTGACGGCGTCCCCCTCCCTCTCGTCCCGCTCGTCCCGCACGCAGGAGGCGGCGGCCATCTGGGCCAAGGCCGACGCGCAGTTGCCGGCCACGCCTGCGGGCACAAACATCACGCGCAGCATCCAGAAACAAGCGGTTAAGATGTGCGCAGGACAACGTGCTGCTCCACCGCACGCGCTcgtacacacacacggacgCACGGACGTGACGACGGACTTCGAGGAGGCGTGTGCGCTTGAGAAGCGGCGCCGCCTACCGAGGGCGCAGCTGAGCGTGGCGGCCTGTCGGAGTCCGTCCAAGCTGAGACAAATGGCGTCTCTCTCTCGCTGGCTCTGTTCCCTGGCGAAGAGCAGCGAGGTTCCGGAGCCGCCCGCCGCGCGGCCCGTGAGCGGCGCCGACAGAATCTCCGTCAGCTCGCTCCACACGCCCGTCAGGAGGAAGCGCGAGAACGCGGCGCCTTGGGGAGGAGACCggcgttaccgtggcgacacgCGATCGCGTCCCGGCAAATTGACCCCGCGCGGTACGCACCCGCCGCGACGGCGTCGCACGGCGTTCGCTCGCGGGAGGGAGCCGATCGGCCGAAGCTGCCGATCAGCTGACCGCCGATCGCGCTGCTGCCCAGACCGTCGATATCTGCGGGGAGGGGCGAGGGCGGCAGTTATcagtgtgcgtgcatgcgtgcgtgcgtgcgtgcgtgcgtgcacatgCGATACCAGTCAGCATGGTGATAAGAGGCGCCGCTTTGTTGTCGGGCGCCGCCCGGTAGCCGGCCTGAGCTAGAAGGTCTCGCTCCAGAACCTGATGGTAAACCTCCTCGATCCACGCCTGAGACAAAACCACCAGCACGCCGCTGCTCTGGATCACGCGCACAAACTCCTTCTGCAAGACAAACACCAAGGGGACACACAAGCAGGAAACGGTCGATAATCGGCCGGCGGACGGCGGCCACTTGGCGAGCGCCACGGCGCCCTCACCGGGCCGAGGGCAGGAGGGAGCGCCCGCAGATGGTAGAAGTTGCAGTTGCACAGTTTCAGGTTCAGCAGTAGAGTGTAGAAAGACAACAGGTAGACACCGTCGGCGTTCATCAGTGATTGACAGCTCAGAGTCAGCCCCGCCCCCACGCCCGGCGAGGGGAGCCCACctgtcggaaaaaaaaaaaaaaaaacacgctcgGTCGGTCAATGCAAATCTTCGAGGCGCGACGGGCACGTCGCACGCGGGCGCTGACCGGCCTGCAGTCCCGAGCAGAAGTCGCTCGAGAAGTTCTGCACGCGTCGGTCGAGTTCCGCGACGGTGGCGTCCAAGGCGAGGAGTCGCGGCAGCAGCGCGCCCAGCGAGCGCACGAACAGACGGGCGCCGTGCTGGTCGGCCTCCCGGTGGCACAGCAGCTCGAGCGAGAGCGTGGCGGCCGGGCGCGGCGAGCGCCGCGCCGAGGCGTCCGACGGACCGCGCTCGTCCTCGTCGGCCAGAGCCGCGTCGTCGGAACCCGCGTCCGATACGTCCGAGCGGCCCGAGTCCTTCTCCGCCGCCATCGAGTACTGCTCGCACGAGTCCAAGTCCGTCCGAGACAAGTCCTGCTCCTCCGCACtgaacgcgcgcacacacacggcaTACGCACACATATTCACAAATACATATATAGTTCCCGCATACGCACACCCACGCGGACACACACCTGAAGTTGCTCTCGCTGCAGCGCGATGTCGGCACCTGGTGCGCTCTGCTTCTGGATTCCACCGACAGGAAGTTGGTGATGTCGGGGTACGCGAGGGCGTGGCTCCGTTGGACTACGTCGGGCGGAGCCGCCTCCTTCCCGTCTCCGCCCTCCTGCCGCGGAcccgcctcttcctcttcttcaggGGCCGCGAGCTCCGAGTCCAAAACGGCGCAGCCCGTGTCTGCGgtgatgctaatgctaacgctaacGTCGGGGCTACGCTCCAGGGTGGCGCCGGAGGGGGAGGACAGCACGCGTCTCTGCCGCAGGAAGTCGGCCTCGTTCACCTCCACGGACGCGCGAGACGACTCGGTGCCGTTCTTCAGCTCGTCCAGGCGGCCGACCGACAGACGAACCTGAACGCACGCCAGGATGCGGTGTCATGACCGCATGATGTCACGTGACAGGATGTGACGGGACAGGACTTCACGTGACATGATGTCATGGGACATCCTGTCGCGTCCCGTCACATCTGTAATATTTGATGACGACCGCGGTCGTGAAGACATTTTGATGTATCAGGTCACAGAAGATGCGTCAAAACACGTGTACCTGCTCCGGCGTGAGGCCCCGCCCCTGCGACAACTCCTCCAGCGCTCGCAGCAGAGCGCACGCACACGACACGCTCCAGTAACACGCCTCCACGCCGCCCTTCACACACGCCTGCTTCGTGCCGTCCATCACACTGAACACACACGCTCCAAATTATATCGTCAAGtagatgagaagaaaaaaaaacgagccGACTAATCGGCGTTGTTTGAGCGGGAGACGGGGCTTAATCACGCGATGTCGTGACACGGCATCATGCAACGACGTCACCTTGATAGCATATCAGTCACTACGTGATGTCATATAAGTCACGTGACTTGGCATTGTGGTCCGCGCTAGCTGTCAAAGGTCCAAATACGTCAATCGACCAATGGCGGGTATACTGACAGCCGCAGCAGGTCCAGGTAAGATTTCCTTTTGGAGAAGGATCGCTTCCTGTTCTCGGGCTCGGCGAGGCCTGGTCCGGCCAGGTCGAACAGCCTCTGAGGACTTCCCAGAATCTGGAAACAAACACCGCACGCACGATTTCACGCCCGGTGCGGGACAACGCGGCGACAACGCGGCTCGTGACGACGCAACGTCAAATGTCGACGGCACGCGATGTCACAAGAACGGCCCCCCCACCTCCTTCATGATGCGTATGGCCTCGGTTCGGTGTTGAGGCGGCGGGTAGAGCAGGATCCTGTGGTAGAGCGACTGCAGCACGGGCTTCATGGACTCCACGCAGCTCACCAGCCGAACCAACTCGGCCGCCACGTAGCACACGCTACGTACCACCGGCGCGATCCTGGCGGGGGCGCCGGACGAGCAGCCCGAGCCTCGGCCGCGGTCCGACGGCGCCCCCGCGGCCGCCTCCGCCTCCCGTATCGCGCCTGGAAAACGCGCCGTTACCGCGGCGAACGGGACGCCCGGCGGTCGCCGCGGGAACCTACCCGGGCAGAGTCGCTCTGCCTCTGCCGCCCCCGTGTGGCCGTGGTGGGAGCTGACGGTTATGTCGTTGACCGGATTTCCCATGATGGCCACCAGCGACGGACACAGCTGCTTCCTGATGGAAAGAGAGGGGGAGGAGTCTCCGTGATGATGTCACTAGTGCCGCTAACATTATACTGTGTGTGCATGGGagattgtgtgtgtatttgtgcgcGTGAGCGTATGCGTGCATGTATGCGTTTGTGCGAAAGAGTGTGCtaacgtgtgtgcgtgcgtatgtgaGTGAgtatgcgagtgtgtgtgtgcgcacgcgcacGTATGCACGTGggtgtgtgtacgcgtgtgaATGTTCGTGTGGGCACGTgagtgtgtctgcgtgtgtgcgcgcgcgtgcgtacCAGACGAGATCGGTGAAGCGTCTGGACAGGTGCATTGTGGGAGGACAGGAGCTGAGCACGGACAagatgctttccaggtaaagAAGTTGCAGCAGCTGCTTGTCACTGAGGATAAATGCACAACATCGGAAACATAACGGTTAATCCGATGCCCCTGAACGCATCGTGCGGAAACGCTACAGGCGTACGCCACATCCGGTGCTGTTGCCACGGTGATGACACGCCGTCGTATTCACTTACCGGTCGACCGACTCCAGCTTGTCACAGAAGAGAGTCAAGACCATCACGACATCATCGCACAGCGCCTGGCTGGTGGGCGACACGTCTGCgtgtcacacacgcacacacacacacacacacacacacgtgtgtcaAAATGTAACACACAAATGAAGTTATGACATACTTCAAATGATGAGAGGATTTGATGTATTGAGAACCGGGGTGTGTACCTCTTCTCTGCAGAGAGGAAGCAGTCGGCTCTTCTCCGTCTGCTTCCTGCGGACGACACGTCACAACTTTTACTCCGACCTGCTTTGTTCCCAGCTAGCCTGAACTCATCACAACAACCCCGTTCACAATGTTTCCGTCGGTACTTTTGGACACAGTGTGAAAGGGGTTAGTGACATCCaactgtgtgcgcgtgtttgtgtgtgagggtgTAAGGGtgagtgtatttgtgtgtgtgtcagaggtgggaagtaacaaagtacttgtactgtacttaagtagatttttcaggtatctgtacacGAGTATTTTTGTGgcaacgttttacttttacttcttattttttttaaacacatatctgtactttctactccttacattttaaaagtgtCAAACCTTTTCAAGTTAGGGAGAATGCGAAGTAAAAAGAAGAACGGCAAAAAAACGGCAAAACCGCATCGATCATAGCCATCGTAGATACTTTGAGCCGCTTGCCTacggcgacgctaagctagtgggggcaaagtgtTGTTAGCTTGTGGAAGTCTAGCGCGCTGGCAGTAAATTGTCACGTTGAGCCTTAACATATATTTCCAGCATATTTACTtgcccactgccaaaacaaaactgaaaatcctaaaatgaaaacagccataatttgctcattttcAACTAGTTTCGGTCAAACGAGCAAATAAATGTTTCTGAATCAAAACTAGTTTttcgttgttgttgtaattttattttaatattgcaAATACATGCTTGTCTTTTCATTTAGGCTgatctgttttcatttttgtttattttgtccaTTGTTGTCCCCAGAGAATGCATGCCAATCATCTGGAGTAGGGCTGtgaaaatatacaattaaatgacatttaaaaaaaaaaaaatttaaatcagcTAACACCAGCTCTAAATtgaccacaaaaattggtcgaCGCAAAAAATTCTGCCTCAAggcaatataaaataataataaaagtatatTTGCCCCGCCTGGAACCATTTGGCCAATGTCCATTTTTAccgcacggacatttgttgcagatggACGCACTGTTGGGCCAGTGGAAAAGCACACTGGAGCGTCTCCAAACGTACATAACAGTGTTGCGCCAAGTACCAATACCAGTACtattttgacattaaaaaaatagcacGGAACACGTTTGTATTTTTTCGTACCGgtagtaaatctttttttaataataatgattaaaaaaacaacctcacCCTACGGCACGCAATTCATCCGCCGTCGTCAAGGCCAGTACTCAAAAAGCCGACAGTCGGCCAACCATCGCCTGTCTTCCGACGAGTTGCGGGTTAGGGGGGAGAACGAAATCTCCTACAGACGCGTTAGCCGCCGGGACGTCACCTCACGAGGCTCGATGGGCAAAGTCAGCGTTCTATGCGGCGGATTCAAATACGACAATACTGCGCGCTCAAAGCTTGAAACACGAGTAAAGCACGtatacatttcaaaatcatgaaTATAGTCACGGAAACAAATATTACACGCTTGTTTGTTCGGTTTCGAGTTGATTCTTAATGTCTGGTGCAACTAACAGTcgatttgtttggacaaatataatgaggACAATGAAAATCGCTCACAACAGTTGAATATAAGAGCTGATCTCTCGCTGGAGCcgttttccatggttttcttgataattaCCAAAATGATATTTAAGAATACATTTAAGCATTTGGTTTCTTCAAGTAAAATGCCTTTAGTGGTAACAAGAATTATAACGaacaagaaaatgaagaaaccaacgtggtctccttttttttttttttccatgactgtcTATATCATACATATACTGGATCTATATGTACAATTTtagatacacacaaacacacacgtatttgtcataaaatatatatgataatgcaggcattgatcaaattatttaaaacatgacTAACATTAAGAATGGGCTACTTCCATCGTTACAcatattttcaagtttttcgtcatgttttgaattcctacaaataaatataaaagtatttgaagttgttttgtcagttttcattctGCTTGTACTGATGTTTTCGATTTTTGCCGCGGTATCGTTTCAAGACTGGAATCGAGATACTTTATGCAGGTATAGCATCGAAGTCGGAATTCTGGTATCGCGACACCACTAGCGCATATGACGTGATTTACGAGGGAGCTGCATGGCAATTggcggttttgtttttttcacctaAAACGGTAATCGCTGGCAGCGCGGTAGCCGagcagttagcacatctgcctcgcagttctgaggttgcgggttcaactCCGGCCTGGCCCgggtggagtttgcgtgttctccccgtgcccgcgtggcttttctccgggtactccgctttcgtCCCACATTCAAAAGACACGCGCGGCATTCTGCGGGTCGACCGTCGGGCAGAGTTGCGCAATTGGCGGTCGACGCACACGACTGTTtggaacataaacaaaaacaaaaccttgactaagcgccagcacgcccgcgactcgtCACAAGGAGAAGCGGTTCCGGATTGCAATTGCtagtgcgctaatgctaatcgcgaataCAAACCATTGAGCAAAGGGTGATTTTGTTGTCCGTTTATACCAAACACTCCGTACCGGCGTATTCAGAAGTCCacccctcataaatgagaataaaatgcatgttagtagcatgtttttttgggggtggccATGAGTTGTCAAAATAGCCATAGGATATTGGAAcctaaaaagattcgatagtgactGCCCTAATCTAGAGAGATACAAGAATCTCACtatatgcattttattgttgGGTTTCCTTTTTTTACTGAAGTGCATTTATAagtgtgtacttttgtacttttacttaagtaaaggagtcgcttttgctttgacatctgtgacgtgcgtgcgcgtgtgctgACGTGACCTCGTGTCTGTGCCGCAGCCGCAGTGTCAAATCTCCCAGAATCTGACTGAGGGTGGCTCGGACCGCCGTGTTGATGCTGCGCTGATGACAGCTGCGCGCGTACGTCTCCATGCACACCTAGACGCACGACAAATGGTGTCTTGAGACAAGAGTCGTTTGCTCCCTGGCCGTGCTCttaactcaaatcatctttccccattgaaatgaatgaaaatgctgtTAATCGATTCTAGCCCCCACAAAAGGGAACACATATGcatgcatatacacacacacacacacacacacacacacaccataccACACAAACGTACACAATACGATCGGGCTGTGGAGCAagcaaatcccggccccgcctgtgtggagtttccatgttctccccgtgcctgcgtggcttttctccgggcaagccgctttcctcccgcatcctaAAAAACGTGCGCgctaggttcattgaggactctaaggtgtgaatttgagtgcggatggtggtttgtttctatgtgccctgcgattggctggcgaccggttcaggatgcGCCCCGCCTACCGGCCGAAGATGGCCGGGCTGGGCTCCGGCGGCCTGCGAcacgcgtgaggagaagcggtaaaagaaaatggatggatggaaatcgcGAGCGCACTAATGCTAATAGcgaatgctaaccgtttagcaaaggctgattttgtggactcaaattctgtacagaggTTATCACATACACTCAGGACCAACACATGCAGTTTAAAGGGTAGAAGTCCAGCTGTCAGAAATTAGAACAAAATGCACgtaagtggtaaaaaaaaaaaaaaaaaaaaaaagaaaacattttagggggAGGGGGCCACAATGACTCGACTACTCACCAACGTATCTGTAGGATAATTGATGCGAAAAAGACTCGATAATGAGAACCGTACAGTATgcatatacacacgcacacgcacacacgacaGCAGCTAACCTCTCAAAATCACACACAATGTGAGAAGCGCTTCGTTACCTGCGAGATGCGTAGGACGGAGTCTCCGTTGATGTCAAAGTTCGGCGAGTAGGTGACGCACAGGAGGACCTGCAGGGGGCGGAGCGAGATGGAAACCAGACGGCGGCGGCGTGAAAACGAGGACCGACGCTCTTACCTTCATGACCTCCACCTGCAGGTCCTCGTGCAGCGCCGGCGTCACGCGCACCGCCGCCAACACTTGACTCACAAGCTGATTCTCCACAGGCTCCGCCTCCTCGCCGGCCCCGCCCACAAAGCGGTCCTCGCAAAGCAGCTTCTGTTGGGAAGACGCGGCCGTCAATCGCGGCGGCTCTTCACGCGAGACGGTCGAACGGGAAGCACCTGCATGCCGCTGAGCGCCGTCTGGCCGAGCTTCACGTTTTTGGACTCCAGCGCAATCTGAAGAGGCAGAAGACAGCGCGCCCTGCAGGCCAAACGGCGCAACATCACGACCGTTGTCCCGTCCTATACGTACGACATCTGAAGCCTCTCAACGCGACGTATCGCGCCTTTCCGTGTCACGTCACGGAACATCACGCGAGTGTAACGTTACGCGTCGCCACGTGACATCGTGACGTGTCGACATCCCGTGACATCACGCCACATGAGGTGTCAGTTACCCGTCATTCCAGAGAGAAAAGTGTTCTTACCGCAGCTCTGCTGGCGACAGTTTGCGGGCCTCCAGACTTTCTGGAGaaagaaaatcaaatcaaattcaatGTTGTGATGAATTTCAGTGGCAGCTGCATGCGCGAGGCAGCTGTCACGCAGTCAACACGCAGCCGTTAGCGAACATAGCTAAAAGGAGCTGCGGCCTGCGTGCGCGCGAGCGTGAGCGTGTGCACGTCGACGTACCGACACAAGACagagagcgtgtgtgtgcgcaagcGATTTATTGATTTTACATTACCTGACGTAGCAACAGCAAGTAGCTACGTTAGCTTAGGGACAATGTCCCCAGTAAAACTCGACCCTAATAgtcttcataataataatctaaataaTTTGTCAGGAAgtggaatctcagattcaggaggagcaatgtggttttcgtcctggccgtggaacagcggcgcaggtctacaccctcggcagggtcctcgagggcgcgtgggagttcgcccaaccggtctacatgtgttttgtggactcggagaaggcgttcgaccgtgtccctcgtgtgGTGGGTGCTTGGGGAacacggggtaccgaaccccctgatacggtctgttcggtccccgtacgaccggtgtcaagagtttggtccgcattgccggcggTAAGTCAGACTCGATTCCGGTgagggtcggactccgccgaggctgcccttcgtcaccgattctgttcagaacttttatggacaggatTTCTCGGCGCCGAGGGGGTCCGCTTTGATGGCctcggtattgcatctctgctttttgcagacgatgtgctTCTGTCGGCTTcgtcaggccgtgatctccaactctcaccggagcggttcgcagccgagtgtgaagcggccgggatgagaacgggcaccttcaaatctgagaccgtggacCGGTCCGttgcggtaaagaaggagctcacctacgaaagaacgagatcccggatacgagcggcccaAATGAGTTTCCTGCGCAGGGCGTCCGGGCTCGAACGaacgggcgagaagctcggtcatccgggaggagctcagagtagagccgccgctcctccgcatcgagaggagccggaCGAGGTGGCCGGTGCTTTGTGCTAGCTTGAATGTAGAATTTaactcaggggtgtcaaacacacGGCCCGTGGGCCATAACCGACCCGTCACGAGGTCCGATCCGGCCCGTGGGGGATACAGAACACAACTGCAACTTTTCAATCAAATTAACCGTTGTTGCTAATTTTTTATAATGGAGATCACGCTGAGAACCACTTCAAAAAACACTTACCATCTAAATGAGTTTGTGAAATTGACTGCTACACAGGATTTGACACCTAAAACGGACAGCCAAGTTTCAGGCACAAAGTAAACTCGGGTTATGTCGAATCTTCTAGCACCTCCGCACGGTGAGGAATACATTTCTGTTCAAATGAACACTAGGCTACTGTAGAAATACTTTTAAGACATGGACTATTGCAAAAATAACGGTCAACAGCTCgagttcaaaagaggttggtttaGCGGAACCCTTTTGTTTCATCTTAAAAAGAGGTTTTGAAAAagaaggtacacacacacatattatagatatatatatatatatatatatatatagtagatCCACTACGAGTTGCACATGTGTAgatgaaaacactgattcatAACATTGTAGAAATGACACTCATTTTTGTTCTGGAATTTCAGATTGCTCATATGGTCTGAAAGAGGATTTGCAATAAgatacaaatccatccatccatgcattttctgagtcgcttctcctcagtagggccgcgggcgtgctggcgctcatcccagctaactgtgaaTATGTTCAGAGTGTCATTGTAGTTTTtggaacatacttggcaaataaagatgattctgattctgatttgcaccaaaacaatgtgACATTTTGGAATAGTTGATATTTATATCAACCGGTTgagggcgtgccccgcctcctgcccgatgacagctgggataggctgcggcacgcccgcgacccgcgtgaggagaagcggctcagacgacggatggacggacggacgatATTTACATCTTAGCAGGCCGAAAACAGGACTTGACTTTTGGGTCACCGGCCAACGTGGCTCCTGGCTCCCAGAGTTGCTGGCCACTCAGCATTTGAAAAAGCCACAATTTGATAGGACCTCTTTCCAATTGAAAAACACTCGTCGATGGGGAGGTCAAATGTTGAGGCGAGTATTTACTAGCCAAATGCTTTTGTCAACATTGCTGACAAATCTTTCCAGATGAAAATACAACCCGCCAACGTGGCTAATGGGAGTGCCGAGGGCGGGTGAATTTCCACAACGCAAGCCGCCGCCTGCTGAAAGTAACCCGCATTCGGCGGGCattaatgtcaagccctggcCACGAGTGGACCGGTTCTGCCCATCCCAGAACCAAACGGGGGGAAGGTGGCCCTCCGACGCCTGCTCTAATTGGCCACGGGTGTGAATGAGAAAGCGCAACACATTCGACAAGCAAAAATCCAGTTGCCACAACTCAACTTTTGTGGATTAGCAtcacctggatgactgacacaTAAAGGAGGTACGTTCCTCCAATTTTCAAACCCGCGATATATCAAAAACAGACGACATCACTGGACAGAGATTGAGAACATGAATAAAATGAGCCCCAGTTTGTCAGAATCGGATTCGGATGAAGGATTCGACGCCGCAAATCGGCCCAAATGGAATTGTCCGTAAATCGATCGGAAACGTGCCGACTCTTTGGTGGAAAAATGTCCGTAAACGAGTCGA includes:
- the arfgef3 gene encoding brefeldin A-inhibited guanine nucleotide-exchange protein 3 isoform X11; protein product: MLPAALRTERPPRHEPPAMEDILRGLHKDAAGHKHKSLRDACVLACESLEARKLSPAELRARCLLPLQIALESKNVKLGQTALSGMQKLLCEDRFVGGAGEEAEPVENQLVSQVLAAVRVTPALHEDLQVEVMKVLLCVTYSPNFDINGDSVLRISQVCMETYARSCHQRSINTAVRATLSQILGDLTLRLRHRHEEADGEEPTASSLQRRDVSPTSQALCDDVVMVLTLFCDKLESVDRDKQLLQLLYLESILSVLSSCPPTMHLSRRFTDLVWKQLCPSLVAIMGNPVNDITVSSHHGHTGAAEAERLCPGAIREAEAAAGAPSDRGRGSGCSSGAPARIAPVVRSVCYVAAELVRLVSCVESMKPVLQSLYHRILLYPPPQHRTEAIRIMKEILGSPQRLFDLAGPGLAEPENRKRSFSKRKSYLDLLRLVMDGTKQACVKGGVEACYWSVSCACALLRALEELSQGRGLTPEQVRLSVGRLDELKNGTESSRASVEVNEADFLRQRRVLSSPSGATLERSPDVSVSISITADTGCAVLDSELAAPEEEEEAGPRQEGGDGKEAAPPDVVQRSHALAYPDITNFLSVESRSRAHQVPTSRCSESNFSAEEQDLSRTDLDSCEQYSMAAEKDSGRSDVSDAGSDDAALADEDERGPSDASARRSPRPAATLSLELLCHREADQHGARLFVRSLGALLPRLLALDATVAELDRRVQNFSSDFCSGLQAGGLPSPGVGAGLTLSCQSLMNADGVYLLSFYTLLLNLKLCNCNFYHLRALPPALGPKEFVRVIQSSGVLVVLSQAWIEEVYHQVLERDLLAQAGYRAAPDNKAAPLITMLTDIDGLGSSAIGGQLIGSFGRSAPSRERTPCDAVAAGAAFSRFLLTGVWSELTEILSAPLTGRAAGGSGTSLLFAREQSQRERDAICLSLDGLRQAATLSCALGVAGNCASALAQMAAASCVRDERDEREGDAVTQVKQRLEQMSRPHGVRLHTAHVLCMDAILNVALEMGSHNRDCWTHVFRVSEYVSSLEHAHFGDPSSHAPPPPAFARRRQREAPAGRVPEPAGEARVEADAPDPGPTPPLTPPPTVRELLVQGGRGGRGLDLKGGSLMTGSGAAKAVCALSTQADRLFEEASVELNLASLVAFLQQLRKASQRQLFHAVADTGDYSLATPGTRAQTREAKSTWARRSSLHLFRLGEATLRIVRNDDRPLLHKMRAWSVVAPHLVEAACHKERHVSQKAVSFIHDVLTEVLSGRTEPPHFHFNEALFRPFEHIMQLELCDDDVQDQVVTSIGELVEMCSPRILSGWRPLFSALRTAHGAKMEAGDSPPGEYRAGERPAPVFDVFEAFVGTDDVQVFANAATDYIVCLMKFVKGLGEVDCKEMDDGATPSSRSSVDLCLPALDYLRRCSQLLANIYKMPSKPVFLGARLASLPARSRELSAGSEDALDGVLRDFDDGTGLIQVWILLLEQLTAAVSDCPRRHQPPTLELLFVLLREIAVVPGPGFAIFAVVRLLLPDMSLWLQRSHGDHAYWDAAAANFKHAVGLCCELVVEHVDAFTHADGACEFWIDVMLKELFRLLVSCVSQPAEAVSRVGCSCIRYVLVSGGPVFTEEMWRLACCALRDAFSATLQPVKKLVSCFQSGSDSFSGDACEVKVAAPSPSASAEAESWRIRAMAQQVFTLDSQCSPKTPNLKDGLEHAPSCLLIMEPPHDRHANGHARTSIPFRNVVVSLLSHQVLLQNLSRILLEEFVKQTDGQGRATPVTSEPTRPAAGFLRYVSTANLSIILDLLLDSYRTARDFDTRPGLKYLLMKVSGVCVAANLYRQAAVSFDLYAQALLGAISSQADAVTAQQVKTILYEADDGSSESCGPGSASSEDEDIFEETAQVTCASTLA